The Kineothrix sp. IPX-CK genomic interval CTTCCCCGATATCGATTCCTTTACGGAAGAATTCACCGGCTGGCTGATGGAATTTCACGATAGGCTGGACGAGGAATTCGATGATTATAAAAACAAGCAGAAGATGCAGGAGGCTATCGGCTTTATTGAGGAGAATTTCGATAAGGATTTGAACATGGCAGTGGTTTCTAATCATGTATCCATGAATTATTCGCTGTTTTCCTATGTATTCAAACAATATACTGGCAGAAATTTCGTAAATTACTTAAAGGAATTCCGGGTAGAGGAGGCGAAGAAGCTCCTTGCACAGACGGAAATGCGAGTGGTGGAAATCAGTAAAAAAGTGGGTTACGAGAATGAGAAGCACTTCATGAAAATCTTTCGGAACGTATGCGGAGTATCTCCTACCGAGTACAGAAAGAATATGCAGGCGGCAAATAATTTATAAGACGATGGTATTTATTAAATATTAACAAAAACGAGCATTTCGTTTGTATCATATGTGACAAAAAAACGAAAATTTACGAAAAAACTGTTGCAAATTGTTAGGCGGAATGCTATGCTTTATACATGTTCGGAAACGTTACCGATAACGATACCGAAAACGGTACCAAAAAACTTATTCACAAAAAAAGGAGAGGTATTGATTATGAAAAAGAAACTGATTAGTGCATTACTTTGTGTAGCGATGGTTTCTTCCATGCTGGTTGGCTGCGGCAGCACTGCAGCAGAAACACCTGCGGCGACAGAAGAGACGACGGCGCCTGCGGAAGAGACAACGGAACCTGCAGCGGAAGATGCGGCTCCGGCAGAGGAGAGCGCATCGGCAGAAGGCGGAAGCGTATACTACCTGAACTTCAAGCCCGAGGTCGATGAGCAGTGGCAGGAAATCGCAGCGGCTTACACCTCAGAGACTGGTGTAGAGGTTAAGGTCGTAACTGCGGCAAGCGGTACATATGAAGAAGTATTGAAATCTGAGATCGCAGGTCAGGATGCACCTACCCTGTTCCAGATTAACGGACCGGTTGGTTACAATAGCTGGAAGGATTACTGTCTCGATTTATCCAGTTCCGAGCTTTACAGCGCTCTTTCCGATAAGGGCCTTGCAATTAGCGGCGAAGACGGCGGCGTATATGGCGTTCCTTACACGGTAGAATCTTACGGAATCATTTATAACGACGCGATTATGCAGGCATATTTCGCGCTGGACGGAGCAAAAGCAGCAAGCGTTGACGAAATCAATTCCTTCGACAAGCTGAAGGAAGTTGTAGAAGATATGACAGCGAAGAAAGCGGACCTGGGTATTGAAGGCGTATTCGCTTCCACCTCTCTTCTTCCCGGTGAAGACTGGAGATGGCAGACACACCTTGCAAACATTCCGGTTTACTATGAATACAAAGATAACAAGGTAAGTGACATGGCAGCTATCGAATTCACATATTCCCATAACTACAAGAACATTTTCGATTTATACATCAACAACTCCACCGTTGTACCCGGACTTCTTGGAAGCAAGGCAGTTACGGATTCTATGGCTGAGTTCGCTCTCGGACAGTGCGCTATGGTTCA includes:
- a CDS encoding ABC transporter substrate-binding protein, giving the protein MKKKLISALLCVAMVSSMLVGCGSTAAETPAATEETTAPAEETTEPAAEDAAPAEESASAEGGSVYYLNFKPEVDEQWQEIAAAYTSETGVEVKVVTAASGTYEEVLKSEIAGQDAPTLFQINGPVGYNSWKDYCLDLSSSELYSALSDKGLAISGEDGGVYGVPYTVESYGIIYNDAIMQAYFALDGAKAASVDEINSFDKLKEVVEDMTAKKADLGIEGVFASTSLLPGEDWRWQTHLANIPVYYEYKDNKVSDMAAIEFTYSHNYKNIFDLYINNSTVVPGLLGSKAVTDSMAEFALGQCAMVQNGNWAWGQISTVEGNTVKEEDVKFMPIYTGVPGEENQGLCTGTENFWCVNSQASEADQKATLDFVNWMISSDAGKDYMVNSLGNSAPFTTFGDDEKPTDPLAKEMYRYMENGKTSVTWNFTTFPSQAFKDDFGAALLEYCNKNMTWDEVKDLVVTRWAEEKSATAQ